The stretch of DNA CCCGCCGCAACCGCTCTTTCTCGCCGGCGATCCGAAACATCCTGTAACGCCGGAAGATCATTATGCCTGAACTGCCTGAAGTTGAAACCATCCGGCGGCAGCTCTGCGCCGCCGGAATTGAAGGGCGTAAAATCACCGGCGTTGAAATCAACTGGTACCGCCTGTGTGAACCGGTTGCACCGCCGGAATTTTCTAAACGCCTTTTGCACCGCACCATTAAAAAACTCGACCGGCACGGCAAATGGTTAATCTTTCAGCTCACCGGTAAAGAAAACCTGCTCGTTCACCTGCGCATGACCGGCGGATTTTATCTCTCCACCGGCAGGCTGAAAAAAGGTCAGCACGACCGCGCCGTTTTAAAACTTTCCGGTGGACTCAATCTGCACTTCCGCGATCCGCGTAAATTCGGACGGTGGAAACTTGCCGCCGGCGCTCCGGAAAAACTTGGACCTGATGCGCTCACCGTCACCAAAAAAGAGTTTTTTGAGCAGTTCACTAAAAAGAATAAAGCGCTCAAAGCATTATTGCTCGATCAGGAATTCATCGCCGGCGTCGGCAATATTTATGCCGACGAAGCACTGTTCGAAGCCAAGCTGCATCCGTTGCGCAAATCCGGAACATTAACGCCAACAGAGCGTGAGCAGCTTTACCGCGCGGTTGTAAAAGTCATTCGCGCCGGTGTAAAAAATAAAGGCACTTCGCTCGGTGACGGTCAGGGCAACTTTACGGATCTCAACGGCGAGTCCGGCGGCTATCGGGTCAAAGTCAAAGCCTACGGCCGCGCCGGTGAACCGTGTGAAAGTTGCGGCATACCGCTCGAAAAAATCACCGTCGCTCAGCGCACCACCGTCTTTTGTCCGGGGTGTCAGAAATAAAAAAGTGTACCCGGTAAAATCAGACGGATTGGTCGTATTGCATAAATTCGTTAGAGCCCTTGGCGGCCTTGGCGATCTTCCTGTTAAATTTTTAAACAAAAAGTTCGCGAAACACGCGAAGATTGTCACCGCGGATGACGCGGATGATAGACGGATAAAAAAATTATGGAGGGTCGTTGACCCCGGCAACCGTGGAGGGCAAAGCCGCCGTCTCTCCCAATTCGTTTTTATTCCTTCGAAAAATAATCCGTTTATATTTGTGTTATCCGCGGTTTAAATTCTGTTACTCCCGTCAAAAAATTGCGGTCCTGGCGATCTTTCTGTTCGCATGAGTTTTTCTATTCCCGGTAATAAAAAAGCCGTTCCAAAAATTCAGAACGACTTTGACTGTGAAACACAATGTTGAATTACGCTTCGCCGAGCGCCCAGCGGGTGTAGCGTGTGACCGTGATGTTATCGCCGATCTCTTTGCCTTTCGCTGCGAGCAGCTGCGTAACACTGATTTTATCGTCTTTCACAAAGGCCTGTTCCAGCAGCGTGTGGGTTGCGTAGAACTTATTGAGTTTGCCGGCGAGAATGCCTTCAACAATATTTGCCGGTTTGCCTTCCACCTGTTTGGCGAACAGTGCTTTTTCATCATCGACGATCTGTGCCGGAATACCATCACGGTTCAGTGCGAGCGGATTGGCAGCGGCAACATGCAGGCAGATATCCATAGCGAGTTCTTTAAACTTGTCGTCATGGAATGTTTCGGCTTTTTCGAATGCAAATTCAACCAGCACGCCGACTTTCCCGCCGAGGTGGATATAGCTGGAAACTGCACCGGTGCCGTCGACGACATATTTCACACTTTTGCGCAGAATAATATTTTCGCCGATTTCAGCGATCTTGGCAGTGATATCCGCTTTAAACTCTTCCGCCGGATTATCGGCAGCAGAGCACATCGCTTTTTCGGTGAGCTCGCCAACGAATGCCTGGAAGTTATCGGTGCGCGTTACAAAATCGGTCTCGCAGTTCACTTCGATCATCACGCCGCTCTTTCCGTCCGGCGCAACTTTTGCATTAATTTTTCCATCTTTGGCTACGCGATCAGCTTTTTTAGCCGCGACAGCCATGCCGCGTTCGCGGAGCAGTTTGAATGCCTGTTCTTTATCTCCGCCGGCTTCCTGCAGGGCGCGTTTGCACTCCATCATGCTGACATTGGTTGCGTCGCGCAGTTCTTTGACGAGTTTTGCGCTGATTTCTACTGACATAATATGATCCTCTCTATTTTAAATTATTCTACTGCCGGAGTTTCTTCCGCCGCCGCTGCTTCTGTGGCTACCGGCGCTTCTTCGGCTGTCGGTGCTTCCTCTGCCGGAGCAGGAGCCGCCGCTTCTTTTTTCACTTCAGTTTTTTCGGCTTTCGGTGCTTTTTCAACTTGCGGCTCTTTTTTTGCTTTCTCGGCTTTGGCTTTATCTTTTTCTTTTTTCAGTTTTTCGAGCACTTTAGCGCGTTTTTTCCTCTCTTCTTCTTCTTTAGCCTTGCGCTCGGCGCGGGCGGCTTCGGCGACCTTACGATCCGCTTCCTCCTGCTCTTTACGGCGTTTGTCTTCGGCCGCTTTCTGTTTGGTGAACGTATCGTTCGCTTCGGCAATCGTACCGCCGAGAACTTCGGCGATCAGCGTGAGCGAACGGATGGAGTCGTCGTTGCCCGGGATCGGATAGTCAACTAAATCCGGATCAGCGTTGGTGTCAACCAGTGCCACCACTGGAATTCCAAGGCGCTGAGCTTCCGCAATCGCCAGCTTTTCACGGCAGATGTCAACCACGAGCAGCGCACCCGGCAGCGATGTCATATGTTTTACACCGGTGAGGTTGCGTTCAAGTTTATTCAGTTCACGGCGCAGGGTAGAAAGCTCCTTTTTTGGATAGGCTTTCAGTTTTTGTTCGTCTGCGAACAGCTCCTGAAGCTCTTCCATACGTTTTACGCTCTGGCGCACCGTCTGATTGTTGGTGAGCATTCCGCCGAGCCAGCGGTAAACCACGTACGGCTGATTGGCTTGTTCAGCCGCTTCCTGAAACACCGTGCGCGCCTGTTTTTTCGTACCGACGAACAGGATTTTACGTCCACCCATCACGGTATCGTTCAGGAACTCCTGCGCCATTTTCAGGTGCACCAGGGTTTTCTGGAGGTCGATAATATAAATCCCGCTTTTGACGCCATGAATGAAGCGTTTCATTTTAGGATTCCAGCGTTTGGTCTGATGACCGAAGTGCAGCCCTGCATTCAGCAGGTCCTGAATCGTCACTGTCTTTTCTGACATGATATTGCCTTTCTATTCGTTCGTTATTGAACAATCCGCTTTGGCTTTCCACAGGCAGGTGTCAAGCGCTCGCTTCAGCTGCACAACCACGTACAGCTATTAAGGATTGCGTTTGTACACATTCGATGCACCGTCTGCAAGCGGTTTTACTGAATTTATTTATCTGTAAAAATCTTTGACCGGCATACGGCAGAGTGAGATTATACCAAGCATTAATTATCCGGAACCGAAGGAGTGTATGGGATATGAGCGATGTTCTTCAGCATGAATGCGGTATTGCCGCCATTCGACTCTTAAAGCCGTTCGAGCATTACGCCGAAAAATACGGATCTCCCGCGTTCGCCCTGAACCGCCTTTATCTGCTGATGGAAAAGCAGCATAACCGCGGACAGGACGGTGCCGGTGCAGCAGTGGTTAAAATGGATGTTGAGCCAGGACAGCCGTATATTTTCCGGTCGCGTTCCGCAGAGCGGGAACCGATTGCCGGTATCTACCGGTTTATGACGGCTGCCATGGAAGAGTCGCGCCGTAAATATCCGGAATATGCTGATGACCTAACGTGGATTAAACAGAATGCAAAATTTGCCGGCGAACTTATGCTCGGTCATCTGCGTTACGGAACGAGCGGCGGGAGCGGGTCAGATTTTTGTCATCCGTTTCTCCGTCAGAGCAACTGGCGCAGCCGGAATCTGCTGCTCGCCGGAAATTTTAATCTGACGAATAACGACGAACTGTTTGAAGCGCTGGTTGAGCTTGGACAGCATCCGCGCAATGAAACGGATACTGTTTTAGTGTTGGAAAAAATAGGTCATTTTCTGGATGAAGAGAACGACCGGCTGTTCCGTGAATTTCGTAAAGAGGGTCTTGAACGCGCTGAAATCTCCAAAAAGATCGGTGATCATCTGGATCTGATTACCGTGTTGAAACGTGCGGTGAAAAATTTTGACGGCGGTTACGCGATGGCGGGAATTATTGGCAATGGTGATATGTTTGTTGTGCGCGACGCCTGCGGAATACGTCCGGCATTTTTCTGGAGAGATGATGAGTTTGCGGTGATTGCATCTGAGCGTCCGGCAATTCAAACCGCCTTTGGTGCGCAGGTGGAGGAGGTACAGGAAGTCGCGCCGGGACACGCGCTGGTGATCCGCCGCTGCGGCGAAATACTGCACAAACGGATTTCCGAACCGATGCCGGAAAAACCATGTTCATTTGAGCGAATCTATTTTTCGCGCGGAACAGACCGCGATATTTATGAAGAACGCAAGCAGCTTGGCCGGCAGTTGACGGATCCGATATTGAAAGCAATTGATTATGATTTGAATAACACCGTGTTTTCGTACATTCCGAATACAGCGGCGTCTGCTTTTTACGGCATGATGGAAGGGGTTCAGGAATATGTGGCTGAGCGTGCAAAGTATCATATCCTGCACGAAAAAAATCTTTCACCGGAACGGATTGATGAATTAATTAATTATCGCCCGCGTATGGAAAAAATCATGGTGAAGGACACCAAGTTGCGCACATTTATCATGACAGATGCCGACCGGCGTGACCTGGTTGCGCTGGTGTATGACACCGCATATGGTGTAGTTAAAACAACTGACACGCTGGTGGTAATCGATGATTCAATTGTGCGCGGTACAACGCTGCGTGAGAGTATCGTGCGCATTCTTGACCGGTTGAATCCGAAGCGCATCATCATTGTTTCATCTGCACCGGAAATCCGTTATCCCGACTGCTACGGCATTGACATGTCGCGGTTGAAAGAGTTTGTGGCGTTTCAGGCGGCGGTGGAGCTGGCACAGGAAACAGGACAGGGCGATATCCTGCAGGAAATTTATATGGCCAGCAAAGCCAGCCTTAAACAGCCGCGCAATCAGGTGAAAAACGAAGTGAAAGCATTGTATGATCTGTTTACACCGGAACAGGTCATCAATAAAATCAGTGAGCTTCTTCGCCCGGATGATTTAAATGCAGAGTTAAAAATTATATTTCAGAGTATCGCAGGTCTTCACGCGGCAATTCCGAAACATACCGGGGACTGGTATTTCAGTGGTAACTATCCAACGCCCGGCGGAAATCGCGTTGCTAACCGCTCATTCATTAACTACATTGAAAACAGCGACGCACGGGCATACTGAAAGCAGGCACATTCTGTTGTGCTTGTGAATGTTCGGCAAAGCGATAGAGAGGTATCCTTGTCTCCGCTTCTGTGTGTGGGATCCAATGTTTGATTCTTTATCATCTTTCGCAGTTACAATAACTGAAAAAACCTCTAAGCTCGCATCCGTGTTTAGATCGGGATTTATTGCAATTAACTAAGGAGAGAACAAACCGGCCGTAAACTGCAACCGGGTTTCGGAAGAATATATAATTGCGTGCTGCGAATTTTAAATGAGTATTCAGCCATGAATAAATTAAAGTTAATTGAGACGTTGAGTTCCGGGTTGCGCAAGCAATTGGATTCAAATATTAAAATTCAGAAAAAACTGTCTGAGATTGAAAAAATCTTACAGAAACATAATGCTGTGCTAGTCGACGTTTTAGAACAAATCAAACCGTTATTAAAATCACCAGAAAATCCAATGGAAAAGCATTTAAACTCCAACGCATATATTTATAAATCTGATCCGGGAGAGATTGAATAATGGAAAAACGACCGGCATTAACGGATTTTGATCTATTTCTTTACGGTCAAGGCACGCTGTATCGCGCATATGAAAAATTTGGCGCGCATCTGCTGGAAGAAGATGGAAAGCAGGGTGCGTATTTTTCGGTGTGGGCGCCGAATGCGGAATCTGTCAGCGTTATCGGTTCATTCAATAACTGGGAAGCATGGGTTCACCGGATGACGCGCATCAAAAATTCCGGTATCTGGGAGATTTTTATTCCCGGCGTGCAAGAGGGCGATCAATATAAATTTGAAATCAAAGGACCGAACGGATTCTGGGCACAAAAAGCTGATCCATTTGCAGTCTACGCCGAACTTCGTCCACGCACCGCGTCGATCGTTTACGACCTTGAGCGATATCAATGGAACGACAGCGAATGGGAACAGCGCCGGGCGCAAACGAATTGGCATCAAAAACCGATTAGTGTTTACGAAGTGCATCTCGGTTCATGGAAACGTGCCGACGGCTGGCGCTGGCTGACCTATCACGAACTCGCCGATCAGCTGATTCCATATGTTAAAGAAATGGGTTATACGCACATTGAACTGATGCCGGTAGCCGAACATCCGTTCGACGGTTCATGGGGTTATCAAGCCGGCAGTTATTTTGCGCCGACGTCGCGTTTCGGAACGCCGGACGATTTCCGGTTTTTTATCGATCGCTGTCATCAGGAGAATATCGGCGTTATTCTTGACTGGGTCCCGGCACACTTTCCGAAAGATGCACACGGACTCGGATATTTCGACGGCACGCACCTGTACGAACACGCCGATCCGCGTCAGGGCGAACACATGGACTGGGGCACATTGATTTTTAACTACGGCCGGCATGAAGTCAGCGGATTTCTGCTTTCAAATGCACTGTTCTGGGCGCTGGAATATCACATTGACGGTATTCGCGTTGACGCCGTTGCCAGCATGCTCTATCTCGACTATTCACGTTCTACAGGACAGTGGATTCCAAACAAATACGGTGGGCGCGAAAATCTGGAAGCCATTGAATTTCTCAAACACTTCAACAGCATTATTCACCGCGAAGTGCCGGGGTTTTTAACGTTCGCTGAAGAATCCACCGCGTTTCCAAAAGTTTCGCATCCGGTCACCGACGGCGGACTCGGCTTCGATTTTAAATGGAACATGGGCTGGATGAACGACACGCTGAAATATTTCAGCAAAGATCCGGTGTACCGCAAATATCATCAGGGCGATCTAACATTTTCGATGATTTATGCATTTACCGAAAATTTTATTCTGCCGTTTTCACACGACGAAGTGGTGCACGGGAAAGCCTCGCTGCTCGATAAAATGCCCGGCGACTTCTGGCAGAAATTTGCTAACATGCGCCTGCTGTTCGCCTATATGTTTGCACATCCCGGAAAAAAACTGCTCTTTATGGGCTGTGAAATCGGTCAGTGGCGCGAATGGGACGCTATCACCAGCCTTGACTGGAATCTGCTCGACTACGCACCGCACCGCAAACTCAAAGACCTCGTCGCCAGGCTGAATCATCTCTATTTGTCCGAACCGGCGCTGTACGATATTGAATCGTCGTGGGAAGGGTTTGACTGGATCGACTTCCACGATGCCGCCAGTTCTGTTATCTCATTCCAGCGTAAAGGCCGCGATTCAAACGAAAGCATTGTGTGCATTTTAAATTTAACGCCGACACCGCGCAACGGTTATCGCATCGGGCTTCCGCAGGACGGCAGCTGGAAAATAATTCTGAATACTGACGCAATGAATTATGGCGGCAGCGATACCGGTCCGGCAGAAGGGCATACGCTCGATGCGCACCATCTGCCGTGGCATGGTAAGGGATTTTCGCTTCAGCTCGATCTGCCGCCGCTCGGTGCGCTGCTGCTTCAGGCAAAAAAACCGGAAGTGTAAATTTGAGTCTTCATTCTCCCTTATAAATACATCCCGATGTTTCAGTTTCGCGGATGATGATTTTTGAGAGCAGGGGCAGTTGCGGTTTAAGTTTATTCCACAGCCAGATGCACATGTTTTCGCTGGTTGGATTTGCCAGGCCGTCAATGTCATTCAGCATGGAATGGTCAAGTTGTTTAAACACCGGATCGCACGCCTGAGACAGATCACCAAAATCCATCACAAACCCGGTTTCTGAATTCACTGGTCCGCACAAAAAAATATCCACTTCATAACCATGGCCGTGTATTGCGGAGCATTTGTGCGTTTCCGGTACGCCGGTCAACCGGTGTGCCGCATCAAAGCGGAACGTTTTATAAATTTCCATATTAGCCATAACGTCTCATTTATTTTTTCAGCAGTTTCGATTACAAATTTTTTAATTAAAACACCAATCTGTTTATACCAGTTTAAATGCCACTTTCCACACCGGTTTTCTGCACTTCATAATATCACAGGTATATATTTTCTTGGATCAACAATTCCTGTTTCTAAAAATCCTTTCAGACGCAGGCGGCAGCTATCGCAAGTGCCGCAGGCTGAGCCGTCTGCCGCCGGATCATAACAGCTTGACGTTTTACTGTAATCTACGCCGAGCTTCAGCCCGCACCGG from Kiritimatiellales bacterium encodes:
- the mutM gene encoding bifunctional DNA-formamidopyrimidine glycosylase/DNA-(apurinic or apyrimidinic site) lyase, yielding MPELPEVETIRRQLCAAGIEGRKITGVEINWYRLCEPVAPPEFSKRLLHRTIKKLDRHGKWLIFQLTGKENLLVHLRMTGGFYLSTGRLKKGQHDRAVLKLSGGLNLHFRDPRKFGRWKLAAGAPEKLGPDALTVTKKEFFEQFTKKNKALKALLLDQEFIAGVGNIYADEALFEAKLHPLRKSGTLTPTEREQLYRAVVKVIRAGVKNKGTSLGDGQGNFTDLNGESGGYRVKVKAYGRAGEPCESCGIPLEKITVAQRTTVFCPGCQK
- the tsf gene encoding translation elongation factor Ts is translated as MSVEISAKLVKELRDATNVSMMECKRALQEAGGDKEQAFKLLRERGMAVAAKKADRVAKDGKINAKVAPDGKSGVMIEVNCETDFVTRTDNFQAFVGELTEKAMCSAADNPAEEFKADITAKIAEIGENIILRKSVKYVVDGTGAVSSYIHLGGKVGVLVEFAFEKAETFHDDKFKELAMDICLHVAAANPLALNRDGIPAQIVDDEKALFAKQVEGKPANIVEGILAGKLNKFYATHTLLEQAFVKDDKISVTQLLAAKGKEIGDNITVTRYTRWALGEA
- the rpsB gene encoding 30S ribosomal protein S2 is translated as MSEKTVTIQDLLNAGLHFGHQTKRWNPKMKRFIHGVKSGIYIIDLQKTLVHLKMAQEFLNDTVMGGRKILFVGTKKQARTVFQEAAEQANQPYVVYRWLGGMLTNNQTVRQSVKRMEELQELFADEQKLKAYPKKELSTLRRELNKLERNLTGVKHMTSLPGALLVVDICREKLAIAEAQRLGIPVVALVDTNADPDLVDYPIPGNDDSIRSLTLIAEVLGGTIAEANDTFTKQKAAEDKRRKEQEEADRKVAEAARAERKAKEEEERKKRAKVLEKLKKEKDKAKAEKAKKEPQVEKAPKAEKTEVKKEAAAPAPAEEAPTAEEAPVATEAAAAEETPAVE
- the glgB gene encoding 1,4-alpha-glucan branching protein GlgB, producing MEKRPALTDFDLFLYGQGTLYRAYEKFGAHLLEEDGKQGAYFSVWAPNAESVSVIGSFNNWEAWVHRMTRIKNSGIWEIFIPGVQEGDQYKFEIKGPNGFWAQKADPFAVYAELRPRTASIVYDLERYQWNDSEWEQRRAQTNWHQKPISVYEVHLGSWKRADGWRWLTYHELADQLIPYVKEMGYTHIELMPVAEHPFDGSWGYQAGSYFAPTSRFGTPDDFRFFIDRCHQENIGVILDWVPAHFPKDAHGLGYFDGTHLYEHADPRQGEHMDWGTLIFNYGRHEVSGFLLSNALFWALEYHIDGIRVDAVASMLYLDYSRSTGQWIPNKYGGRENLEAIEFLKHFNSIIHREVPGFLTFAEESTAFPKVSHPVTDGGLGFDFKWNMGWMNDTLKYFSKDPVYRKYHQGDLTFSMIYAFTENFILPFSHDEVVHGKASLLDKMPGDFWQKFANMRLLFAYMFAHPGKKLLFMGCEIGQWREWDAITSLDWNLLDYAPHRKLKDLVARLNHLYLSEPALYDIESSWEGFDWIDFHDAASSVISFQRKGRDSNESIVCILNLTPTPRNGYRIGLPQDGSWKIILNTDAMNYGGSDTGPAEGHTLDAHHLPWHGKGFSLQLDLPPLGALLLQAKKPEV
- the queD gene encoding 6-carboxytetrahydropterin synthase QueD is translated as MANMEIYKTFRFDAAHRLTGVPETHKCSAIHGHGYEVDIFLCGPVNSETGFVMDFGDLSQACDPVFKQLDHSMLNDIDGLANPTSENMCIWLWNKLKPQLPLLSKIIIRETETSGCIYKGE